DNA sequence from the Thermoanaerobaculia bacterium genome:
CGACGGCGAGCACTCCGGCGAGAACCGGCCAAGCGGCGCTCAATGCCGCGAAAAATAGTCCCGGGTCGCTTCGATGTCCCGGCCGATCTGCTCGGTGAGCGCCATCATGGACGGGAACGTCATCTCGTCGCGGACACGGTCGTGGAAGAAAAGGCGGACCTTCTCGCCGTACACGTCGCTCGAGAAGTCGAGGACGAACGACTCGATCGTCGTCTCGTAGTTCTCGTAGACGGTCGGGCGGCGGCCGATGTTCGTCACGCAGTCGAACTCGCGCCCGAAGGACTTGAAGAACACCCTCGAGAAGTAGACGCCGTCGGCCGGCGAGAGCTCGTTCTCGGGGCGCAGGTTGATCGTCGGATAGCCGATCTTCCGCCCCATCCGGTCGCCGCGGGCGATCACGCCGTCCATCGCGTGGGGGCGGCCGAGCATCGCGTTCGCCGACCGGATGTCGCCGGCCGAGATCGCCTGGCGGATGCGCGTCGAGGAGATCGGGGCCCCCTCGAAGAAGACCTCGTCCACCCCTTCGGCCGTGAACCCGTTGGCCGGGCCCATCGCGCGAAGCAGCTCCAGATTGCCGCGCTTCCCCCGGCCGAACGCGAAGTGCGAGCCGAGGAGGATCTCGGAGACGGCGAGCCGCCGCCGGAGGAAACCCGAGACGAAATCCTCCGGCTCGGTCAGCGAGAAGTCCCGGGTGAACGGCACGACGAGGAGCGCGTCGATCCCGAGACGTTCGAGCGTCTCCTCGCGCTGCGGAAGCGTCTGGATCATCCTGGGCGCGAGCTCCGGGTGCAGGACCTTGAGCGGGTGCGGCTCGAACGTGATCGCGACGGCCGGGCGCGACTCCGCCCGCGCGCGTTCCACGACCGCCGACAGGATCTTCTGGTGCCCGAGATGCACGCCGTCGAAGTTCCCGATCGTCGCGACGGCGCCGGTCGGCAGGTCCGAGGACGTGAGGGGTTCGCGGAAGACCTGCATCACGCGTCGCCCGCATCGCGGCTCGGACGAGAGACCTCGACCGCCGCGGGCTCCCGCATCGCGGACCTCCTCCCCCCGGTGGCTTCGGGGAGACTCTCCGCGATGCGGCCTTTCGCGGCTCGGGGAAGAGCCCTCGACCGCTCCGGCGCCCGGCGAGAACACCGGGCCGCGACCTCGCGGAGCCCGGATTCCGACGCCCCGACGAGAGAGACGCGCGGCACGAACATCAGAGGCGCGCGACGACTCGAGCCACCAGATCGTACTCGTGCGTTTCGGTGACCTTCGCCCGGACGATGTCACCGGCCCGCACCGGGAAATCGGCGAGCTCGTTGATCAGAACCCGGCCATCGATCTCGGGAGCCATCGCGGCCGTTCGGCCTTCGAGCAGATGCTCCGTCTCGGAGCATTCCCCTTCGACGAGGACGTCGACCGTCTTCCCCTTCCACCGGCGCAGCCGCCCGCGCGCGATCGGCTGCTGGAGCGAGAGGAGGAACGCGCGGCGTTCATCCTTGACCTCGGGAGGCACCGGGTCCCCGAGCGGTTCGGCGCCCGACGAGGGCTCCGGTGAATACGCGAAAACCCCGAGATTGTCTAATTCCGCCTCGCGGACGAACTCGCAGAGCTCCCGGAATTGCTCGTCGGTCTCTCCCGGGAAACCGACGATGAAGGTCGTCCGGATGGCGAGGTCCGGCACGGTCTCCCGCATGCGCGCGATCATCGCCCGATAGCTCTTCGGGTCCCCGCCGCGGCGCATCGCCGCGAGGATCCCGCGCGAGACGTGCTGGAGCGGAATGTCGACGTACGGCAGGAATCGCGGCTCGCGGGCCATCAGCGAGAGCACCGAGTCGTCGAGAGTCTTCGGATACGCGTACAGGAAGCGGATCCAGGGGATCCCGGTTTCGGCGATCAGGGCCTCGACGAGGCGCGCCAGGCCGTCCCGCTTCATCCCGAGGTCCTCGCCGTAGCGGGTCGTGTCCTGCGCGATCAGATTCAGCTCCCGGATTCCCTGCTCTTCGAGCCGCTGCGCCTCGGCGACGAGGGACGCGATCGTCCGGCTCCGCTGGAGGCCGCGCATCTGCGGGATCACGCAGAACGTGCACGGGTTGTTGCAGCCTTCGGCGACTTTCAGGTACGAGAAGCCGCGCCGGTTCGTGAGCACGCGCGGCGAGAGCTCGTCGTAGACGCGCGTCGCGAGCGGCTTCTCGGAGAAGCGCGGGAGGGCCGCCAGACCGAGCGCCGCCGCCGGAGCCAGCTCGAGCTCGTCGAGGCCGATGAAGTGGTCGACTTCCGGAATCTCGGCCGCGAGCTCGGCGCCGTATTTCTGGACCATGCACCCGGCCACCACGATCCGATCGATCTCGCCGCGGCTCTTCCGGCCGACCTGCTCGAGGATCGCGTTCACCGACTCTTCCTTCGCCCGGTCGATGAATCCGCAGGTGTTGACGACGACGACCCGCGCCCGCTCGTCCGGAACGATCTCGTGTCCCGCGGCCTTCAGGTGCCCGAGCATGATCTCGCTGTCGACGAGGTTCTTGGGACACCCGAGCGACACCATGCCGACGGTGGGAAGGGAAGGACGCGCGGTCTCGGCTGAGTCGCCGCGTCCCCTCACGGATATATCCGGTTGAGCGTGCGCGGATACGGGATCGCCTCTCTCAAGTGGTGGATTCCGCAGATCCAGGCGACCGTCCGCTCGAGTCCCATGCCGAATCCGGAATGGGGAAACGTGCCGTACTTCCGCACGTCCAGATACCACTGGTAGGCCTCGACCGGCAGGCCGTTGTCGCGGATCCGCTGGAGGAGGAGGTCGTGGTCGTGGATGCGCTGCGACCCGCCGATGATCTCTCCGTAGCCCTCCGGCGCGATCATGTCGAGGCCGAGAACGACCTCCGGATCCTCCGGATCGGGCTGCATGTAGAACGACTTGATCGCCGCCGGATAGCGCGTGATCATCACGGGCCGGTCGAACTCCTTCGAAATCTCCGTCTCCTCGTCGCCCCCCAGATCGTCGCCGAACTTCACCGGCATCCCCTTCGCCGCGAGCTTCTCGACCGCCTGACGGTAGGTGATCCGGGGGAAGGGCGCCTGGACGTTGCGGAGATTCGTCGTGTCCCTCTCGAGGCGCTTGA
Encoded proteins:
- a CDS encoding bifunctional riboflavin kinase/FAD synthetase, whose translation is MQVFREPLTSSDLPTGAVATIGNFDGVHLGHQKILSAVVERARAESRPAVAITFEPHPLKVLHPELAPRMIQTLPQREETLERLGIDALLVVPFTRDFSLTEPEDFVSGFLRRRLAVSEILLGSHFAFGRGKRGNLELLRAMGPANGFTAEGVDEVFFEGAPISSTRIRQAISAGDIRSANAMLGRPHAMDGVIARGDRMGRKIGYPTINLRPENELSPADGVYFSRVFFKSFGREFDCVTNIGRRPTVYENYETTIESFVLDFSSDVYGEKVRLFFHDRVRDEMTFPSMMALTEQIGRDIEATRDYFSRH
- the rimO gene encoding 30S ribosomal protein S12 methylthiotransferase RimO gives rise to the protein MRGRGDSAETARPSLPTVGMVSLGCPKNLVDSEIMLGHLKAAGHEIVPDERARVVVVNTCGFIDRAKEESVNAILEQVGRKSRGEIDRIVVAGCMVQKYGAELAAEIPEVDHFIGLDELELAPAAALGLAALPRFSEKPLATRVYDELSPRVLTNRRGFSYLKVAEGCNNPCTFCVIPQMRGLQRSRTIASLVAEAQRLEEQGIRELNLIAQDTTRYGEDLGMKRDGLARLVEALIAETGIPWIRFLYAYPKTLDDSVLSLMAREPRFLPYVDIPLQHVSRGILAAMRRGGDPKSYRAMIARMRETVPDLAIRTTFIVGFPGETDEQFRELCEFVREAELDNLGVFAYSPEPSSGAEPLGDPVPPEVKDERRAFLLSLQQPIARGRLRRWKGKTVDVLVEGECSETEHLLEGRTAAMAPEIDGRVLINELADFPVRAGDIVRAKVTETHEYDLVARVVARL